A stretch of Argiope bruennichi chromosome 10, qqArgBrue1.1, whole genome shotgun sequence DNA encodes these proteins:
- the LOC129988554 gene encoding uncharacterized protein LOC129988554 isoform X1 has protein sequence MTPAYKREGSPHTPSLCTRRSSSKFSLSSVNMQTFLCFTLVLLSATLSAKGDVPDSLKSFFFPALAPAVANSEYSNSQLSEQDPDAVSPSGNEEQRMSRLQSTIDEARRSYSAGDFSRYMTAQPVGKAQCYVEFQVTQRQPGRCIRLGGQTPACQTSDYVSINFNECS, from the exons ATGACACCTGCCTATAAAAGAGAGGGATCTCCGCACACTCCTTCACTTTGCACAAGACGCTCCAGTTCCAAGTTCAGCCTTTCCTCTG TCAACATGCAGACCTTCTTGTGTTTCACCCTGGTGCTTCTGTCGGCCACCCTTTCTGCCAAGGGAGACGTGCCAGACAGCTTGAAGAGTTTCTTCTTCCCCGCTCTCGCCCCAGCTGTCGCAAACAGCGAATATTCGAACAGCCAACTCAGTGAACAG GATCCCGACGCTGTCTCACCCTCTGGCAACGAGGAGCAGAGGATGTCTCGCCTCCAATCTACCATCGATGAGGCTCGTCGCAGCTACAGCGCCGGAGATTTCTCCCGCTACATGACCGCCCAGCCTGTCGGAAAGGCTCAGTGTTATGTTGAATTTCAAGTG ACCCAGCGCCAGCCAGGACGATGCATCCGGTTGGGAGGCCAGACCCCAGCCTGTCAGACCAGCGACTACGTGTCCATCAACTTCAATGAGTGCAGCTAA
- the LOC129988554 gene encoding uncharacterized protein LOC129988554 isoform X2, translating to MQTFLCFTLVLLSATLSAKGDVPDSLKSFFFPALAPAVANSEYSNSQLSEQDPDAVSPSGNEEQRMSRLQSTIDEARRSYSAGDFSRYMTAQPVGKAQCYVEFQVTQRQPGRCIRLGGQTPACQTSDYVSINFNECS from the exons ATGCAGACCTTCTTGTGTTTCACCCTGGTGCTTCTGTCGGCCACCCTTTCTGCCAAGGGAGACGTGCCAGACAGCTTGAAGAGTTTCTTCTTCCCCGCTCTCGCCCCAGCTGTCGCAAACAGCGAATATTCGAACAGCCAACTCAGTGAACAG GATCCCGACGCTGTCTCACCCTCTGGCAACGAGGAGCAGAGGATGTCTCGCCTCCAATCTACCATCGATGAGGCTCGTCGCAGCTACAGCGCCGGAGATTTCTCCCGCTACATGACCGCCCAGCCTGTCGGAAAGGCTCAGTGTTATGTTGAATTTCAAGTG ACCCAGCGCCAGCCAGGACGATGCATCCGGTTGGGAGGCCAGACCCCAGCCTGTCAGACCAGCGACTACGTGTCCATCAACTTCAATGAGTGCAGCTAA